Proteins encoded within one genomic window of Macadamia integrifolia cultivar HAES 741 unplaced genomic scaffold, SCU_Mint_v3 scaffold1098, whole genome shotgun sequence:
- the LOC122062749 gene encoding 65-kDa microtubule-associated protein 6-like isoform X4: MLLEIERECLLVYKRKVDEASNARARLRQSVAVKEAELSALMAALGDLALNTQTQTDKHSATLKEQLASVLPLVEDLKMKKEERIKQFSDLKAQIEKMSGEISGYTQPNGAATMEEQDLSLRKLTEYQTCLHNLQKEKSERVNKVLQYVNEVHSLCGVLGLNFGKTVSDVHPSLREAGPEQSTNISNKTLEGLDQAIVKLKTERKSRIRKLKDIVRSLFELWNLMDSPEEERSRFRSITFILGSSEPEISKPGVLSLDVIEQAAAEVKRLTKLKASRMKELVMKKRSELEAICRRAHIEPDKSTAAEKANALIDSGLVDPSELMENIEAQITKAKDEAASRQEIMDRIDRWLAACEEENWLEDYNQDEGRYSAGRGAHINLKHAEKARIIVTKIPAMVENLINRTLAWEREQNMSFLYDGVRLVSLLEDYKLTRQLREEEKKKYRDQKKLQDLLLTEKEAMYGSKPSPKRYNSFKKPNGYRANGNGSTPPTPRRNSVGCAMPELMTPRLHYGHQNGYLRETRRLSTGPLNFVAISKEDTVSYAFTSVCGSELGSPHQELNYP; encoded by the exons ACACAAACAGACAAGCATTCTGCAACATTGAAGGAGCAACTTGCATCAGTCTTGCCACTGGTAGAAGAtctgaaaatgaagaaagaggaaCGCATTAAGCAATTTTCTGATCTAAAGGCACAGATTGAGAAGATGAGTGGAGAGATTTCAGGATACACTCAACCCAATGGTGCCGCGACCATGGAAGAACAGGACTTATCATTAAGAAAGCTTACTGAATATCAGACATGTCTCCATAACTTGCAAAAGGAGAAG TCTGAACGCGTTAATAAAGTTCTCCAGTATGTAAATGAGGTGCATTCATTATGTGGTGTGCTTGGACTGAATTTTGGGAAGACTGTGAGTGATGTGCATCCAAGCTTACGTGAGGCAGGTCCTGAACAATCCACAAACATCAGCAACAAGACTTTGGAAGGTCTAGATCAGGCCATTGTCAAGttgaaaacagaaagaaaatcTCGCATTCGGAAG CTGAAAGATATTGTGAGATCGTTATTCGAACTTTGGAATCTGATGGACTCGcctgaagaagagagaagtcgTTTTAGAAGCATTACTTTCATCCTTGGATCATCAGAACCAGAAATTTCAAAGCCTGGGGTTCTCTCTCTAGATGTTATCGAGCAG GCGGCAGCTGAGGTTAAGAGACTGACTAAACTGAAAGCCAGTAGAATGAAAGAACTGGTCATGAAAAAGAGGTCTGAGTTGGAGGCAATATGCAGAAGAGCACATATTGAGCCTGACAAGAGCACAGCTGCTGAAAAGGCTAACGCTTTGATCGACTCTG GTCTTGTTGATCCCTCCGAACTTATGGAAAATATTGAAGCACAGATAACTAAGGCAAAAGATGAAGCTGCTAGTAGACAAGAAATTATGGATAGAATAGACAGATGGCTTGCGGCCTGTGAGGAAGAAAATTGGCTAGAAGACTACAACCAG GATGAGGGGCGATATAGCGCAGGAAGAGGTGCTCATATAAACCTAAAACATGCAGAAAAAGCTCGGATTATTGTAACCAAGATTCCAG CAATGGTAGAGAATCTGATAAACAGAACACTAGCCTGGGAACGTGAACAAAATATGTCATTTCTTTATGATGGG GTCCGATTGGTCTCATTATTGGAGGATTATAAATTAACCAGGCAAttaagagaagaggagaagaagaaataccGG GATCAGAAAAAGCTTCAAGATCTGCTCCTTACAGAGAAAGAAGCCATGTATGGGTCTAAGCCAAGTCCAAAAAGATACAACAGCTTTAAGAAACCAAACGGTTACCGTGCTAATGGAAATGGGTCCACACCTCCCACACCACGCCGGAACTCTGTTGGGTGTGCAATGCCTGAACTCATGACGCCACGATTGCACTATGGGCATCAAAATGGATATCTCAGGGAGACAAGAAGGTTGTCGACTGGACCATTGAACTTTGTGGCCATTTCTAAAGAAGATACAGTGTCATATGCATTCACATCTGTTTGTGGTTCCGAACTGGGGTCTCCTCACCAAG AATTGAACTATCCATGA